In Dyadobacter subterraneus, a single genomic region encodes these proteins:
- a CDS encoding SixA phosphatase family protein has protein sequence MKRTLILVRHAAAEDQKLMVRDFERELVGKGKTDSSAMGRWMASKNIYPDRFISSRAARAAQTAVIIGDQLHYQAADIILEDILYDGGARGYLAVVNAIPAESEVVALFGHNPDITYFAEYLSGADLESMSKGSLVIIEFDNLEWAEVSAKTGTFILYQSPKQLRDSIQ, from the coding sequence ATGAAAAGAACACTCATACTTGTGCGCCACGCCGCTGCCGAAGACCAGAAATTGATGGTTCGGGATTTTGAACGTGAACTGGTTGGAAAGGGGAAAACGGATTCTTCTGCAATGGGACGATGGATGGCCTCAAAAAATATTTATCCTGACCGATTCATTTCAAGTCGCGCTGCACGGGCGGCACAAACGGCCGTGATTATTGGTGATCAGCTTCATTACCAGGCGGCAGATATTATTCTGGAAGATATCTTGTACGATGGCGGCGCACGTGGTTATCTGGCCGTGGTGAATGCAATTCCTGCGGAAAGTGAAGTGGTTGCACTGTTCGGTCATAATCCGGATATAACTTATTTCGCCGAGTATTTGTCGGGAGCTGATCTGGAATCGATGTCCAAAGGCAGTCTTGTGATCATTGAATTCGATAATCTGGAATGGGCGGAAGTTTCTGCTAAAACCGGGACTTTTATTTTATACCAATCTCCCAAACAATTGCGTGACTCAATTCAGTAA
- the xerD gene encoding site-specific tyrosine recombinase XerD, with translation MWQSYIKHFKNYLRLERSFSDNSVQAYIRDAEKLAEYIELAGINVSPVETKEEHLLAFLKYLSELGLTAHSQARMLSGIKAFYKYLLLENEITEDPTELIEAPRLPRKLPDVLSYDEIEQMLNAIDHSTPEGTRNRAIIEVLYSSGLRVSELIGLQLTFCYFDIGFIRILGKGDKVRLVPIGKEAIKYVELYLEHVRKEIEVKKDSEDIVFLNRRGGQLSRVMIFLIIKDVAEKAGISKNVSPHTFRHSFATHLIEGGASLRAVQEMLGHESITTTEIYTHLDRDYLRQIITEFHPRS, from the coding sequence ATGTGGCAAAGCTACATCAAACATTTTAAAAATTACCTGCGCCTGGAAAGGTCATTTTCCGACAATTCCGTTCAGGCTTATATCCGGGATGCAGAAAAACTTGCTGAATATATCGAACTCGCCGGAATAAACGTCTCTCCGGTAGAGACAAAAGAAGAACATCTTTTAGCTTTTTTAAAATATTTGTCAGAATTAGGATTAACAGCGCACTCCCAGGCAAGAATGCTTTCCGGAATTAAGGCATTCTACAAATACTTGTTACTTGAAAACGAAATCACCGAAGACCCGACTGAATTAATTGAAGCACCGCGCTTGCCAAGAAAACTTCCCGATGTTTTGTCTTATGACGAGATCGAACAAATGCTCAATGCCATTGATCATTCCACGCCGGAAGGCACCAGAAACCGGGCCATTATTGAAGTTTTGTACAGTTCCGGATTACGGGTTTCAGAGCTGATCGGATTGCAGTTAACGTTCTGTTACTTTGATATAGGATTTATCCGGATTTTGGGAAAAGGTGATAAAGTAAGACTTGTGCCGATTGGAAAAGAGGCGATAAAGTATGTTGAGCTTTATCTTGAACATGTTCGAAAAGAAATTGAAGTCAAAAAAGACAGTGAAGATATTGTTTTCCTAAACCGTCGCGGCGGACAACTTTCCCGTGTCATGATTTTCCTGATCATCAAAGATGTGGCAGAAAAAGCAGGAATCTCAAAAAACGTAAGTCCACATACCTTCCGTCATTCTTTCGCCACGCACCTAATCGAAGGCGGCGCCAGTTTAAGAGCCGTCCAGGAAATGCTGGGCCACGAATCCATCACCACAACAGAAATCTACACCCACCTCGACCGCGATTACCTGCGCCAAATCATCACCGAATTCCATCCCCGTTCATAA
- the aroQ gene encoding type II 3-dehydroquinate dehydratase, translating into MKKILILNGPNLNLLGTREPTVYGNQSFEDYFKGLKNEFPKVQLHYYQSNHEGDLIDKIHEVGFSFDGIIVNAGGYSHTSVALADALSAVTTPAVEVHISNIYKRESYRHHSYLTDRCKGMISGLGLKGYELALRYFL; encoded by the coding sequence ATGAAAAAAATCTTAATTCTCAACGGTCCGAATCTCAATCTTTTAGGAACCCGTGAGCCTACGGTATATGGAAACCAGTCGTTCGAAGATTATTTTAAAGGTTTAAAAAACGAGTTTCCAAAAGTCCAGCTGCATTATTATCAGTCCAATCATGAAGGGGATTTAATTGATAAAATCCATGAGGTAGGATTTTCTTTCGACGGAATTATTGTGAATGCAGGCGGTTATTCTCACACTTCGGTAGCGTTGGCCGACGCACTTTCCGCAGTTACTACGCCGGCCGTTGAAGTTCATATTTCGAATATCTACAAACGCGAATCTTACCGTCATCACAGCTATCTGACTGATCGATGCAAAGGAATGATAAGCGGTTTAGGCTTAAAAGGTTACGAGCTTGCGCTAAGATATTTTTTATAG
- a CDS encoding M14 metallopeptidase family protein, with protein MIRYIYGLILSFVLLNASAQNKTPEQFLGHPLGSKFSFHYQVVDYFKTIAAQNPNQVKAVQYGSTNEGRPLMVFIVASPENFARLEEIRLDHLKSTKNQSVKTDDKTPAIAWLSYNVHGNEAVSSETSMKVIYELLNKNNRSMQDVLKNTTVILDPCINPDGRDRYVQWYNRVQNEVSDVTPFALEHNEPWPGGRFNHYLFDLNRDWAWQTQKETQERIVLYNQWMPHLHADFHEMGPNRSYYFPPAAKPFHQDITKWQREFNEILGANCRKYFDQNNWTYFSKKEYDLFYPSYGDTWPTYNGAIGMTYEQGGGGRAGLAIERPDENDTLTLKSRIEHHYVTSVATLETVSTNKDKMVSEFNSFYENAMQKPIGTFKTYLIKSQGNEERVRSFTEWLAKQGFEYGIAGKNLAVKGTELTTLSDQNIKMESNDLLISAYQPKSNLLKILFETKPVLEDSITYDITSWGISYLYGIKTFGLKEKYVPAAYQSEKIENKIPAATPYAYIAKWNSVNDAVFLSELLKRKILVRSSNIPFETNKMSFDAGTLIITKKGNYVSNFDSLVTALATKHFVKLVPVTTGGVTAGASFGSDEVVTIRPPKIVTLVGDGISPTAVGAVWHYFEQQIKYPLTLISQDKLSQLPFDQVDVLILPSGNYSNILNEKLLATLQDWVKKGGRLIALENANEAFLNKPGFDLTKKVTTHKKDQDTFKKFGEQEREEASTTSPGSMFQITLDATHPLSFGCSKDYFTIVRNAYNMDYLTDGWNVGYLTDTAYKAGFVGNKATDKLKNTLIMGVQQMGQGKITYLMDDPLFRGMLYNGKILFSNAVFR; from the coding sequence ATGATAAGATACATTTACGGTCTTATATTATCTTTTGTATTACTTAATGCCAGTGCTCAAAATAAAACGCCGGAACAATTTCTGGGCCATCCGCTGGGCAGCAAATTCTCTTTCCACTATCAGGTTGTCGATTATTTCAAAACTATTGCCGCCCAAAATCCTAATCAGGTTAAGGCTGTGCAATATGGTAGCACCAATGAAGGCAGGCCGCTGATGGTTTTCATCGTCGCCTCGCCTGAAAACTTTGCACGCCTAGAAGAAATTCGGCTTGACCATCTTAAAAGCACAAAAAATCAATCTGTAAAAACAGACGATAAAACGCCGGCCATTGCCTGGCTAAGTTATAATGTCCATGGAAACGAAGCGGTATCTTCCGAAACTTCCATGAAAGTGATTTATGAATTGCTGAATAAAAACAACCGTTCGATGCAGGATGTTTTGAAAAACACAACTGTGATTCTGGATCCCTGCATCAATCCTGACGGTCGCGACCGCTATGTACAATGGTATAATCGCGTTCAAAACGAAGTTTCTGACGTTACGCCTTTTGCTTTGGAGCATAACGAACCATGGCCGGGAGGAAGATTTAACCATTATCTCTTTGACCTGAACCGCGACTGGGCCTGGCAGACACAAAAAGAAACGCAGGAACGCATTGTTCTGTATAACCAGTGGATGCCGCATTTGCACGCCGATTTCCATGAAATGGGACCGAACAGAAGTTATTATTTCCCCCCTGCCGCAAAACCTTTTCACCAGGATATTACAAAATGGCAGCGCGAATTCAATGAGATTTTGGGAGCAAACTGCCGGAAATATTTTGACCAGAATAACTGGACTTATTTTTCTAAAAAAGAATACGATTTATTCTATCCAAGTTACGGTGATACCTGGCCAACTTATAATGGAGCAATCGGGATGACTTACGAGCAGGGCGGTGGTGGTCGCGCAGGATTGGCCATTGAGCGCCCGGATGAAAATGATACGCTGACTTTAAAAAGCAGAATTGAACATCATTATGTAACAAGTGTTGCTACGCTTGAAACCGTTTCTACCAATAAGGATAAAATGGTTTCCGAGTTTAATAGCTTTTATGAAAATGCTATGCAAAAGCCGATTGGCACTTTTAAGACTTATCTGATCAAATCACAAGGGAACGAGGAACGTGTCAGATCTTTCACAGAATGGCTTGCCAAACAAGGTTTTGAATATGGTATCGCGGGTAAAAATCTTGCCGTTAAAGGAACAGAATTAACCACGCTTTCTGATCAGAATATTAAAATGGAAAGCAATGATCTTCTGATCAGCGCTTATCAACCGAAATCCAATCTGCTTAAAATTCTTTTTGAAACAAAACCGGTTCTTGAAGATTCTATTACTTATGATATCACCAGCTGGGGAATATCCTATTTGTATGGAATTAAAACTTTTGGCTTGAAGGAAAAATACGTTCCGGCAGCATATCAATCTGAAAAAATTGAAAACAAAATTCCGGCTGCAACGCCTTATGCTTACATCGCAAAATGGAACAGTGTAAATGACGCCGTTTTTCTTTCTGAATTGTTGAAAAGAAAAATTCTGGTACGCAGTTCCAATATTCCTTTTGAAACGAATAAAATGTCCTTCGACGCCGGAACATTGATCATTACGAAAAAGGGAAATTATGTAAGCAATTTTGACAGTCTGGTTACGGCACTTGCCACAAAACATTTTGTAAAACTTGTTCCGGTAACAACTGGTGGCGTAACAGCAGGGGCCAGTTTTGGTTCGGATGAAGTGGTTACCATTCGTCCGCCAAAAATTGTGACATTGGTTGGAGATGGTATTTCACCTACGGCTGTTGGTGCGGTATGGCATTATTTTGAACAACAAATAAAATATCCGCTGACATTGATTTCTCAGGATAAACTTTCACAACTTCCTTTTGATCAGGTTGATGTTTTGATTTTGCCAAGCGGAAATTATTCCAATATTCTGAATGAAAAATTGCTGGCAACTTTGCAGGATTGGGTAAAAAAAGGCGGAAGACTTATTGCGCTCGAAAATGCCAATGAAGCGTTTTTGAACAAACCCGGATTTGATCTGACTAAAAAAGTAACGACGCACAAAAAAGACCAGGATACTTTTAAAAAGTTTGGTGAACAGGAAAGAGAAGAAGCCAGCACGACATCGCCGGGCAGCATGTTCCAGATAACGCTTGACGCTACACACCCACTTTCATTTGGATGCAGCAAGGATTATTTCACGATTGTACGCAATGCCTACAACATGGATTACCTGACGGATGGCTGGAATGTAGGTTACCTGACGGACACAGCGTACAAAGCCGGTTTCGTTGGAAACAAAGCAACTGACAAGCTAAAAAATACTTTGATCATGGGCGTTCAGCAAATGGGACAGGGAAAAATCACGTATTTGATGGATGATCCTCTTTTCCGCGGAATGCTTTACAATGGCAAAATACTTTTTAGCAATGCAGTTTTCAGATAA
- a CDS encoding ISAon1 family transposase N-terminal region protein codes for MDKILNALQESYQALVRFLLPEGILDYFELSKIVEGLTGLNIYLEEKNLPPTEYNDQKLESKGFLPEVYIQDFPIRNQKVTLCIKRRRWEVKATGGIISRDWNLVQQGTRMTKEFADFLKAMY; via the coding sequence ATGGATAAAATATTGAACGCATTGCAAGAGTCTTACCAAGCCCTAGTTCGCTTCCTGTTACCCGAGGGTATCTTGGATTACTTCGAACTTTCTAAAATCGTGGAAGGTCTTACGGGACTGAACATTTATTTAGAAGAAAAAAACTTACCTCCTACCGAATACAATGATCAAAAACTAGAGTCCAAGGGCTTTTTGCCGGAAGTATACATTCAGGACTTTCCGATTCGTAATCAAAAAGTTACGCTCTGTATTAAGCGTCGTCGCTGGGAGGTCAAAGCTACTGGCGGGATCATCAGCAGAGATTGGAATTTGGTGCAGCAGGGGACTCGGATGACTAAAGAGTTCGCTGATTTTTTAAAAGCAATGTATTGA
- a CDS encoding ISAon1 family transposase, producing MDNHPVSCSQLGKYFHLDGKQLQEQYKNHISNYKDWDQREHAAEWLLYPENAGPYLSIDETSLSNGELYTIVTNKAAKGRKGSLLAMVKGTQAASVIEVLRKIPRRIRSKVREVTLDMAANMGMIVSRCFPKASKVIDRFHVQKLAYDAVQEVRIKYRWEALDQENQAIEAAKQANLPYQPEILGNGDTLKQLLVRSRYLLFKHYDKWTASQIQRSRLLFERYPLINQAYQLATGLGTIFRTGKTKEQAFKKLALWYNIVEDCALDSFKTVGRSIQTHYLDILNFFNNRSTDASAESFNAKIKAFRASSRGVRDIPFFLFRLTKLYA from the coding sequence ATTGATAATCATCCTGTAAGTTGTTCTCAGCTAGGCAAATATTTCCATTTAGATGGTAAACAACTTCAAGAGCAGTACAAAAATCATATCAGCAATTATAAGGATTGGGATCAACGCGAACATGCGGCAGAATGGCTTTTGTACCCTGAAAATGCCGGTCCGTATTTAAGCATCGACGAAACGTCACTTTCCAATGGTGAACTATATACAATTGTAACTAATAAGGCCGCAAAGGGCAGAAAAGGTTCTTTGTTAGCAATGGTAAAGGGTACGCAAGCGGCATCAGTGATTGAGGTTTTGCGAAAAATACCCAGGCGCATTCGCAGTAAAGTACGTGAAGTAACCTTGGATATGGCCGCCAATATGGGAATGATCGTAAGTAGATGTTTCCCGAAAGCATCAAAGGTTATTGACCGTTTTCATGTCCAGAAATTGGCTTATGATGCGGTTCAGGAAGTTAGAATCAAATACAGATGGGAGGCATTGGATCAGGAAAATCAAGCTATTGAAGCTGCAAAGCAAGCTAATTTGCCTTATCAACCTGAAATTCTTGGCAATGGTGATACGCTTAAACAACTATTGGTAAGAAGCCGGTACTTACTTTTCAAGCATTACGACAAGTGGACTGCTTCGCAAATTCAGCGTTCCAGACTGCTGTTTGAGCGTTATCCACTTATTAATCAAGCCTACCAGTTAGCAACAGGGTTAGGGACGATTTTCCGGACTGGTAAAACCAAAGAACAAGCCTTCAAGAAGTTGGCACTTTGGTATAATATTGTCGAAGATTGCGCGCTTGATTCTTTTAAAACTGTCGGAAGATCTATTCAAACCCACTATTTGGACATCCTAAACTTCTTTAACAACAGAAGTACGGATGCTTCTGCTGAATCTTTCAATGCTAAAATCAAGGCATTTAGGGCATCTTCAAGAGGTGTGAGAGATATTCCGTTTTTCTTATTCAGGCTGACTAAACTTTATGCTTAA
- a CDS encoding DUF808 family protein: MASGFFAILDDIAFLMDDVALATKVATHKTAGILGDDLAVNAEKATGFLSERELPVLWAITKGSLLNKLIIVPLALLLNVFFPIAIKFTLLLGGLYLAYEGVEKIVEYFFHHPKKGHEVIEQSEPKSESTTSDNEKGKIKSAVTTDFILSIEIVIIALGSVIDENLTVQIITVSVVAILATIGVYGIVALIVRMDDAGFRLIQKSSDKGFFSKLGHLLVKALPVIIKILGAVGTVALILVSGGIFVHNIEYLHELFPQLPTMIKEFGLGLVVGLIALLVITGSKKIFSLVKRA; the protein is encoded by the coding sequence ATGGCATCAGGATTTTTTGCGATTTTAGATGATATAGCATTTTTAATGGATGACGTTGCTTTGGCAACAAAAGTAGCAACGCACAAAACCGCGGGTATCCTGGGCGACGACCTGGCCGTGAACGCAGAAAAAGCCACTGGTTTTTTATCCGAAAGAGAACTTCCGGTATTGTGGGCCATCACAAAAGGATCGTTACTCAACAAGCTTATTATTGTCCCCCTGGCTTTGCTATTAAATGTATTCTTTCCGATAGCCATCAAATTTACGCTGCTCTTAGGTGGACTTTATCTTGCTTATGAAGGAGTCGAAAAAATTGTAGAATATTTTTTTCATCATCCAAAAAAGGGACATGAAGTAATCGAACAAAGTGAGCCGAAATCTGAAAGCACCACTTCTGATAATGAGAAAGGAAAAATCAAATCTGCGGTAACGACCGACTTTATTCTGTCAATCGAAATCGTGATTATTGCTTTGGGGAGTGTTATTGATGAAAATTTGACGGTTCAGATCATTACTGTTTCCGTAGTGGCAATTCTCGCCACAATTGGTGTTTATGGTATTGTTGCACTTATCGTAAGAATGGACGATGCTGGATTTAGGCTGATTCAAAAATCATCTGATAAAGGATTTTTTTCAAAACTGGGTCACCTGCTGGTTAAAGCTCTGCCTGTCATCATCAAGATTTTAGGTGCGGTGGGAACAGTTGCTTTAATTTTAGTTTCAGGTGGGATTTTTGTTCATAACATTGAATACTTACACGAACTTTTCCCACAGCTTCCGACTATGATCAAGGAATTCGGATTAGGTTTGGTTGTCGGTTTGATCGCTTTATTGGTCATTACAGGTTCAAAGAAAATATTTTCCCTGGTGAAACGAGCTTAG
- a CDS encoding winged helix-turn-helix transcriptional regulator: MAQSRKNKDFNPNNCPVTHFLNKIGGKWKTLVLYAISKNYNRFSMLQKVIPMISKQMLINQLRELEEDGIIERTIFAEIPPRVEYKLTDYGQSLMPIILTIQDWGIKDLQMQAKG; the protein is encoded by the coding sequence ATGGCTCAATCACGAAAAAACAAAGATTTCAATCCCAACAATTGTCCGGTAACACATTTTCTCAACAAAATTGGCGGGAAGTGGAAAACACTTGTGCTTTACGCTATCAGCAAAAACTACAACCGGTTTAGTATGTTGCAGAAAGTCATACCTATGATAAGCAAGCAAATGCTGATTAATCAACTCCGGGAACTGGAAGAGGATGGGATTATCGAGCGCACGATTTTCGCAGAAATTCCGCCTCGGGTAGAATACAAACTAACGGATTATGGACAATCTCTAATGCCTATAATTTTAACAATTCAGGATTGGGGAATAAAGGATTTGCAAATGCAGGCAAAGGGATAA
- a CDS encoding MFS transporter: MKHQVKPLLLLSLMFLMVGSLFCMNDILLPSLVTHFKLSYIEASMIQFTFYLTYIIFPIPIAWMIHQYGYKISLLVAIITCSLGCVFFVPAKIFDSYPLVLISIFIISTGITIINVAANPFASLLGDPEGAHQRINFVQVFSRIGYAITPLLATALIYDKIGQIRYHFPYLLLAITLLVTAILMYFSHLPSMKPEEGERFTLKGILKEGMSYKHLFYGVFAMFFYMGAEACTAGFFIPYLKTVLHFNDAQSASYLTLYYFFTAVMGIAAVFILKYIKAHKLVGIYAVGMALFFFVCIFFNTGFNELILAGSGLFLSIMFPTLFSLAIEDIGAFTRKGSALLNFAIIGGSVFPPIQGMIADTHGVQISYIVPFFCLIMIAVYAFFLTKESFKKEVKNETIAVVSDQQITSSI, translated from the coding sequence ATGAAACACCAGGTCAAGCCGCTGCTTTTACTTTCGTTGATGTTTTTGATGGTGGGTTCATTGTTTTGCATGAACGATATTTTATTGCCTTCGCTGGTGACACATTTCAAACTGAGTTACATCGAAGCCAGTATGATTCAGTTTACATTTTATCTTACTTACATCATTTTTCCGATTCCGATTGCCTGGATGATTCATCAGTATGGTTATAAAATCAGCCTGCTGGTTGCAATTATCACCTGTTCTTTGGGTTGTGTGTTTTTTGTACCTGCAAAAATATTTGATTCTTATCCGCTCGTACTCATTTCGATTTTCATTATTTCAACCGGTATTACGATTATAAATGTCGCTGCCAATCCGTTTGCTTCGCTTCTCGGCGATCCCGAAGGTGCACATCAGCGGATCAATTTTGTCCAGGTGTTTTCCCGCATTGGTTATGCCATCACACCATTACTGGCTACGGCGCTGATTTATGATAAGATTGGTCAGATTCGCTATCATTTTCCATATTTATTGCTGGCGATCACTTTATTGGTAACGGCTATATTAATGTACTTTTCGCATTTGCCTTCCATGAAACCGGAAGAAGGCGAGCGTTTTACACTGAAAGGAATTTTAAAAGAAGGAATGTCTTACAAACATCTTTTCTACGGTGTTTTTGCCATGTTTTTTTATATGGGAGCTGAGGCTTGCACGGCCGGTTTTTTTATTCCTTATCTCAAAACGGTTTTGCATTTTAACGATGCCCAATCTGCAAGTTATCTTACACTATATTACTTTTTCACAGCTGTGATGGGTATTGCGGCAGTTTTTATTTTGAAATACATCAAAGCACATAAATTGGTCGGGATTTATGCTGTCGGTATGGCGCTATTTTTCTTTGTCTGCATATTTTTCAATACCGGATTTAATGAATTGATATTGGCAGGATCAGGACTTTTTCTATCCATCATGTTCCCGACATTATTCAGTCTGGCTATCGAAGATATTGGCGCATTTACCAGAAAGGGATCTGCCTTGTTAAATTTTGCTATCATCGGCGGTTCTGTTTTTCCGCCCATTCAGGGTATGATTGCCGACACTCACGGTGTACAAATTTCCTATATCGTTCCTTTCTTTTGCCTGATTATGATTGCGGTTTACGCATTTTTCCTAACAAAAGAATCTTTCAAAAAGGAAGTGAAAAACGAAACCATCGCTGTCGTATCAGATCAGCAAATAACCAGTTCAATTTAA
- a CDS encoding SDR family oxidoreductase — protein sequence MKVIVTGSNGFVAGSIIAQAPDGWDIYGIARTEQISEKNNIRYYQLDLQDSEKLEAILGEIKPDAVIHTAAMANIDFCEVNKEIAEQINVGITSTLAGFCASIGAKLVFCSTDTVFDGSKGNYSENDYPRAVNFYAETKIKAEQIVLLASNKNVVARLSLVMGLSVKGKGNSFLADMLEKLQNGQEMKFPENEIRTPVDVISLGSALIELAGNDFSGIIHLAGNTRINRYEMAKEIARELDFSEAFILPVNSNAMQGRAPRPDNASLDNTLAKTILKTPMKSLSEGLASTLNFKTEI from the coding sequence ATGAAAGTAATCGTTACAGGTTCCAATGGTTTTGTGGCGGGAAGTATTATTGCCCAGGCTCCTGATGGTTGGGACATATATGGGATTGCGCGAACAGAGCAAATCAGCGAAAAGAATAATATCAGATATTACCAACTGGATTTACAGGATTCTGAAAAGCTGGAAGCGATCCTGGGAGAAATAAAACCTGATGCTGTTATTCACACGGCAGCCATGGCAAACATTGATTTTTGTGAAGTAAATAAAGAAATAGCTGAGCAAATAAATGTTGGTATCACCAGCACTCTGGCTGGATTCTGTGCAAGTATTGGAGCCAAACTGGTTTTTTGCTCAACCGATACTGTGTTTGATGGAAGTAAAGGAAATTACTCCGAAAACGATTATCCAAGAGCAGTCAATTTTTATGCGGAAACAAAGATAAAGGCAGAGCAAATTGTACTGCTCGCTTCAAACAAAAATGTAGTTGCCAGACTTTCGCTTGTAATGGGTTTATCCGTAAAAGGAAAAGGAAATTCATTTCTGGCGGATATGCTTGAAAAATTGCAAAATGGCCAGGAAATGAAATTCCCTGAAAACGAAATTCGCACGCCTGTGGATGTGATTTCACTTGGAAGTGCATTGATAGAGCTGGCTGGAAATGATTTTTCAGGAATTATTCACCTGGCCGGAAATACCAGAATTAACAGATATGAAATGGCCAAGGAAATCGCCAGGGAACTGGATTTTTCTGAGGCATTTATTTTGCCGGTCAATTCCAATGCGATGCAAGGACGGGCACCACGTCCGGATAATGCTTCACTGGATAACACATTGGCGAAAACGATACTAAAAACACCAATGAAATCTTTGTCGGAAGGATTGGCCTCAACCCTGAATTTTAAAACTGAAATATAA
- a CDS encoding DegT/DnrJ/EryC1/StrS family aminotransferase, which translates to MSGIKFDLEIKFGTQYGKEEEEAVLRVLRNNAPTSGDECIRFEKMFAEYTGAKYARVVSNGSTALFLSMIGIGIKPGDRVLTSPITWIATAAAPVTLGAEVDFVDIDPVTYNLDPNQLEDKLTPNTKAVIPVHLYGQACDMDEIMGLSQKHHFSVVEDAAHAIGAEYKGKKVGTIGATGCFSFHEQKNISTLGEGGIVTTNDPEIFEKISLYRSHCTRVHGNSTKYCKLDEEKFPIGKKFWWQDFDDCGYNFRMTDIQAAVGCEQIKKVDLLNQHRIDNAAYLTEALQDVPGLTLPTVRPYNKHVFHLYPVRIDPKEFGMNKEDFIYDMLHKFGIKVGFHYIPLHYSTAFKNRGMKKGQFPNAEKLSEELVTLPINPRQTEEALEYLVKSIRSIRS; encoded by the coding sequence ATGAGTGGTATTAAGTTTGATCTTGAAATAAAATTTGGCACACAATATGGCAAGGAAGAAGAGGAAGCCGTATTGCGCGTGCTCAGAAATAATGCACCAACAAGCGGCGACGAATGCATCCGGTTTGAAAAAATGTTTGCAGAATATACCGGAGCCAAATATGCCAGAGTTGTAAGTAATGGTTCGACGGCTTTGTTTCTTTCCATGATCGGAATAGGGATTAAGCCTGGTGATCGTGTGCTGACTTCACCCATTACCTGGATTGCAACGGCCGCTGCGCCGGTTACTTTGGGCGCTGAGGTTGATTTTGTAGATATTGATCCGGTTACCTACAATCTGGATCCGAATCAGCTGGAAGATAAACTGACGCCGAATACAAAAGCGGTCATTCCTGTACATCTTTATGGACAGGCCTGCGATATGGATGAGATTATGGGTTTATCACAAAAACATCATTTTTCTGTTGTTGAAGATGCCGCCCATGCTATTGGCGCGGAATATAAAGGCAAAAAAGTAGGCACCATTGGCGCAACCGGCTGTTTCAGTTTTCATGAACAAAAAAATATTTCCACATTGGGAGAAGGTGGAATTGTGACCACGAACGATCCAGAAATTTTTGAGAAAATATCCCTCTACCGTTCTCACTGCACACGTGTACATGGAAACAGCACCAAATATTGCAAGCTTGACGAAGAGAAATTCCCGATCGGGAAAAAATTCTGGTGGCAGGATTTCGATGATTGCGGGTATAATTTCCGGATGACAGACATTCAGGCTGCTGTGGGCTGTGAGCAAATAAAAAAAGTTGACCTTTTGAATCAGCACAGGATTGATAATGCCGCTTACCTAACAGAAGCATTGCAGGATGTGCCAGGATTAACTTTGCCAACCGTCCGGCCTTATAATAAACATGTTTTTCACTTGTACCCGGTCAGGATCGACCCGAAAGAGTTTGGCATGAATAAGGAAGATTTCATTTATGACATGCTTCATAAATTCGGCATCAAGGTCGGGTTTCATTACATACCGCTTCATTATTCTACCGCCTTTAAAAACCGGGGAATGAAAAAAGGTCAATTTCCTAACGCTGAGAAATTGTCCGAAGAGCTGGTTACTCTTCCGATTAATCCCCGCCAGACGGAAGAAGCGCTGGAATATCTTGTAAAAAGTATCAGGAGCATTCGTTCGTAA